Proteins co-encoded in one Listeria ivanovii subsp. ivanovii genomic window:
- a CDS encoding WxL domain-containing protein, which translates to MIFKKTVILGAICLGSITLMAPSALAVTSVGDSKATIKFIAGTGVVDPVDPTDPGTGNTGALTLDYVSSVAFGEQEISSNEATYSATSRKPFIQVSDRRGTGKGWYVTATASAFQDEYGTNSLAGATLSFQNGEAVSASTTTTSPTASQKVDIPTDGTSIVDVISAEETEGMGTWINRWLGATPDDVDSLNDNVKLVIPAGSATLGDHEATITWTLSDAPGA; encoded by the coding sequence GCATTAGCTGTAACGTCTGTCGGTGATTCTAAAGCAACTATTAAATTTATAGCAGGAACAGGGGTAGTTGATCCAGTAGATCCAACTGATCCAGGAACAGGTAATACAGGGGCGCTTACATTAGATTATGTATCTTCAGTTGCTTTTGGCGAACAAGAAATATCATCTAATGAAGCAACATATTCAGCCACTTCCAGAAAGCCATTTATTCAAGTGAGTGACCGCCGTGGAACAGGTAAAGGATGGTATGTAACAGCAACAGCAAGTGCTTTTCAAGATGAATATGGCACTAATTCTTTAGCTGGAGCAACTCTTTCATTCCAAAATGGGGAAGCTGTGTCTGCAAGTACGACAACCACTTCACCAACTGCATCCCAAAAAGTAGACATTCCAACAGATGGCACTTCTATTGTAGATGTAATTTCAGCTGAAGAAACAGAAGGAATGGGAACATGGATTAATCGTTGGTTAGGAGCAACACCAGACGATGTAGATAGTTTAAATGATAATGTAAAGTTAGTTATTCCAGCCGGAAGTGCTACACTTGGAGATCATGAAGCAACGATTACATGGACATTATCGGACGCACCAGGTGCTTAA
- a CDS encoding DUF916 and DUF3324 domain-containing protein has protein sequence MKKIFFSLFLIVPLLFGLFPVSQVSAAEGDVGYSVQAKIPTNQIDKKQTYFDLKMKPKQKQTVEIDVKNNSNEEIQVEASVNYASTNRTGTIDYTKNDTSEQDESLKYSLPQIAKIADDQKLLTIPVNGTETVQVTIEMPKDTVDGVVLGAVQFKKKATEGTRKAKGVSIKNEYSYVVGMQLTETDKQVLPNINLISIKPSLVNYRTAIVAKLQNDQPVIINGLSIDAKIYEQDSTKVLHQTKKSNMTMAPNSSFDFAIDWENKPLEKGEYRLKMTATDGENTWKWDQKFTIDEKGQDLNKEAVNIEKSNMWLYVGIAAGIFLGLVVIILIIVRRRKKR, from the coding sequence GTGAAAAAAATTTTTTTTAGTTTGTTTTTGATCGTTCCATTATTGTTTGGCCTTTTTCCTGTTTCACAAGTAAGTGCAGCAGAAGGAGATGTTGGCTATTCTGTTCAAGCAAAAATACCAACTAACCAGATTGATAAAAAACAAACTTATTTTGATTTGAAAATGAAACCAAAACAAAAGCAAACAGTAGAAATTGATGTGAAGAATAATTCGAATGAAGAAATTCAAGTAGAGGCAAGTGTTAATTATGCTTCAACAAATCGAACAGGTACAATTGATTACACTAAAAATGATACAAGTGAACAAGATGAAAGCTTAAAATATTCGTTACCACAAATAGCGAAAATAGCAGACGACCAAAAATTACTAACTATCCCAGTTAATGGTACGGAAACAGTTCAAGTGACTATTGAAATGCCAAAAGATACAGTGGATGGAGTTGTTTTAGGCGCAGTACAATTTAAAAAGAAAGCTACGGAAGGGACCAGAAAAGCAAAAGGGGTCTCCATTAAAAATGAATATTCCTATGTTGTCGGAATGCAATTAACTGAAACCGATAAACAAGTATTACCTAATATAAACTTAATAAGCATCAAGCCATCGCTCGTAAACTATCGTACAGCGATTGTTGCGAAATTACAAAATGATCAGCCGGTCATTATTAACGGTTTAAGCATTGATGCAAAAATTTACGAACAAGATTCTACTAAAGTTCTTCACCAAACGAAAAAAAGTAATATGACAATGGCGCCTAATTCAAGCTTTGATTTTGCGATTGATTGGGAAAATAAACCATTAGAAAAAGGCGAATATCGTTTGAAAATGACTGCAACAGATGGAGAGAATACATGGAAATGGGATCAAAAATTTACTATTGATGAAAAAGGGCAAGATTTAAACAAAGAAGCAGTGAATATTGAGAAATCAAATATGTGGCTTTATGTAGGTATCGCTGCTGGAATTTTCTTAGGATTAGTAGTAATTATTTTAATCATTGTAAGAAGACGTAAAAAAAGATAG
- a CDS encoding cryptochrome/photolyase family protein, which translates to MTSIIWFRRDLRLNDNKALYEACKDKDDLILLFQVNPEQFIKGSPNHQAFFSSVAHFKQKLDKLAHLQIMFGEPISLFKKLKEQVPSWDKVYFNRDETGNGSKRDEAACQFFTEEGINIHAFYDTYLHHADEVKKSSSKYYKIFTPYYKKWQEEIKELPLHVKLNPAKIEKESLFPEDEKRFARMTQDFSEVDATILGEKAAQTRLATFIKEDLAQYNKVRDYPNLDRTSHLSRFLRTGELSIRTVWQAVQGAELTDGRATFEKELCWRDFYNMIYVSFPNQKNEAIQTNYRFIEWENNRNYFQKWQQGATGYPLVDAAMRQLKETGWMHNRLRMITASFLTKDLLIDWRWGEKYFEQMLIDYDPASNIGGWQWAASTGTDAVPYFRIFNPTTQSEKFDPSGNFIRKYVQELAGVPNKFIHQPEKMTVKEQTEFKLILGEDYSFPIVDHQERRKAAIARYEFSKTYASQNL; encoded by the coding sequence ATGACTTCAATAATCTGGTTTCGGAGAGATTTACGGTTAAATGACAATAAAGCACTTTATGAAGCTTGTAAAGACAAGGATGATTTGATTCTATTATTTCAAGTAAATCCAGAACAATTCATCAAAGGAAGTCCGAACCATCAAGCATTTTTCTCAAGTGTGGCTCATTTTAAACAAAAACTTGATAAACTAGCACACTTACAAATTATGTTTGGGGAACCAATTAGTCTGTTCAAAAAACTAAAAGAACAAGTTCCATCCTGGGATAAAGTTTATTTCAATCGTGATGAAACAGGGAACGGTTCGAAACGAGATGAAGCAGCATGCCAATTTTTTACCGAAGAGGGAATTAATATCCATGCCTTCTATGACACCTATCTTCACCACGCAGATGAAGTGAAAAAATCATCCAGCAAATATTATAAAATTTTTACACCTTATTATAAAAAATGGCAGGAAGAAATCAAAGAATTACCGCTACATGTTAAATTGAATCCTGCGAAAATAGAAAAAGAAAGTTTATTTCCAGAAGATGAAAAGCGATTTGCGAGGATGACACAAGACTTTTCAGAGGTAGATGCCACTATACTCGGTGAAAAAGCAGCACAAACAAGATTAGCAACTTTTATAAAAGAAGACCTAGCTCAATATAATAAAGTGAGAGATTACCCAAATTTGGATAGGACAAGCCATTTATCACGTTTTTTACGGACAGGAGAACTTTCGATTCGGACGGTTTGGCAAGCGGTTCAAGGAGCAGAACTTACAGACGGAAGGGCAACATTCGAAAAAGAGCTTTGTTGGCGCGACTTTTATAATATGATATATGTTTCCTTCCCTAATCAAAAAAATGAAGCGATTCAGACTAATTATCGTTTTATCGAATGGGAAAATAATCGCAACTACTTTCAAAAATGGCAACAAGGTGCGACGGGGTATCCGCTTGTTGATGCAGCGATGCGTCAGTTAAAAGAAACTGGCTGGATGCATAATCGTTTGCGGATGATTACGGCTTCTTTTTTAACGAAGGATCTTTTGATTGATTGGCGCTGGGGAGAAAAATATTTCGAACAAATGCTAATTGACTATGATCCAGCAAGCAATATCGGTGGTTGGCAATGGGCAGCGTCAACAGGAACGGATGCTGTACCATATTTTCGGATTTTTAACCCAACAACTCAATCAGAAAAATTTGATCCATCAGGTAACTTTATTCGTAAATATGTCCAAGAATTAGCAGGTGTACCAAATAAATTCATTCACCAACCCGAAAAAATGACAGTAAAAGAACAAACGGAATTTAAATTGATTTTAGGAGAAGATTACTCATTTCCGATAGTTGATCATCAAGAGCGCCGAAAAGCAGCAATCGCCCGCTATGAATTCAGTAAAACGTATGCCTCTCAAAATTTATAA
- a CDS encoding DUF2177 family protein, producing the protein MTQFLKLFITSAVIFLIFDLFWLLIVSKKMYQHFIGELMGDVRIWPAVIFYLLYVIGVTFFVLIPGTEKESIGYVVLAAVLFGLICYATYDLTNLATLKDWPVAMTVIDLIWGSAVTTVTSVIVYFINMNFFGGGS; encoded by the coding sequence ATGACACAATTTTTGAAGCTTTTCATAACGAGCGCCGTTATTTTTTTGATATTTGATCTTTTTTGGTTACTCATCGTTTCTAAAAAAATGTATCAGCATTTTATCGGGGAGTTAATGGGAGATGTCCGAATATGGCCAGCTGTTATTTTCTATCTACTTTATGTTATTGGTGTTACTTTTTTCGTTTTAATTCCAGGAACCGAAAAAGAAAGTATTGGTTATGTCGTCTTGGCTGCTGTATTATTCGGTTTAATTTGTTACGCGACATACGATTTGACGAACTTAGCAACATTAAAAGATTGGCCAGTTGCGATGACTGTAATTGATCTTATTTGGGGAAGTGCAGTGACAACGGTTACTTCAGTGATTGTTTACTTTATTAATATGAATTTCTTTGGGGGAGGTTCGTAA
- a CDS encoding DAK2 domain-containing protein: MTEVGNKRLLQGMLNGAREVISKKDELNRINVFPVADGDTGSNLASLMQAIIDNVAHKEYSTKELLDEVASAALIGARGNSGMIFAQYLNAVAESYHHLESTVEELVQAFQKAVNKAYEALLDPKEGTILSVMSAWSEALAENYTKEQSLHYSLLNAQAVAEKALAHTQFQMPILKKNQLVDSGAKGFYYFIVGLTNAYCEKVAVMTEVVESDQIIIEHLETTEPRYRYCSEFIIKDPTVTKQTIQTALAIKGDSLVIACNEAQIKLHIHTNEPKEVLTILAKYGTMTYQKVDDMSLQYHVTKKPRAKIAIVTDSIADLPEEFLLTHQIHVLPMNILTEDENFLDKLTAGPVMIKEKLAQKTKMSTAQPTIHSVDALLSFLENKYEHVLVITVSAQLSGTYQLIKQRIKDKKLSSDWIQVIDSRLNSVAEGLLVKQAVELVETGSSFASVMRKMEQVASRSFIYVAVADLSPMVESGRIPRFLGKLAQKMSLYPIVSLDEVGSGKLIGVSFSQKQSMKKIIKKVSKIHQENPLLDLAVAHVCSAEIAHDWSTQLKKKIGQMSYVVDSSAAIAISAGIGSVAVAGIKKEGAL; the protein is encoded by the coding sequence ATGACGGAAGTAGGAAATAAACGTTTATTACAAGGGATGTTAAACGGAGCTAGAGAGGTAATAAGCAAAAAAGATGAACTAAATCGGATTAATGTTTTTCCTGTAGCAGATGGTGATACTGGTAGTAATTTAGCTTCATTAATGCAAGCGATTATTGATAATGTGGCGCACAAAGAATATTCGACAAAAGAACTACTAGATGAAGTTGCTTCGGCTGCACTAATTGGAGCTCGAGGAAATTCAGGAATGATATTTGCACAATATTTAAATGCCGTTGCCGAAAGCTATCATCACCTAGAATCAACTGTGGAAGAATTAGTGCAAGCTTTTCAAAAGGCTGTAAATAAGGCGTACGAAGCATTGCTTGATCCAAAAGAAGGAACAATTTTGTCAGTGATGAGCGCTTGGTCAGAAGCACTTGCAGAAAATTATACAAAAGAGCAGTCCCTGCATTATTCCCTGTTAAACGCACAAGCAGTCGCAGAAAAAGCTTTGGCTCATACGCAGTTTCAAATGCCTATTTTAAAGAAAAATCAGTTAGTAGATTCGGGAGCAAAAGGTTTTTACTATTTTATTGTTGGGCTAACGAATGCTTATTGTGAAAAAGTAGCAGTAATGACCGAAGTGGTAGAAAGCGATCAAATAATAATCGAACATTTGGAAACTACCGAACCGCGATACAGATACTGTTCAGAATTTATTATCAAAGATCCCACGGTTACAAAACAAACCATCCAAACTGCTCTAGCTATTAAAGGAGATTCTTTAGTCATCGCTTGTAATGAAGCGCAAATAAAACTCCACATCCATACCAATGAACCTAAAGAAGTATTAACTATACTAGCAAAGTATGGCACAATGACCTACCAAAAAGTAGATGATATGAGTCTTCAATATCATGTAACTAAAAAACCTCGAGCAAAAATAGCTATTGTGACCGATTCTATTGCCGATTTACCCGAAGAATTTTTGTTAACACACCAAATACATGTACTACCAATGAATATTTTGACGGAAGACGAAAACTTTTTAGACAAGTTGACAGCAGGCCCAGTAATGATAAAAGAAAAGCTAGCACAAAAAACTAAAATGAGCACGGCACAACCAACCATCCATTCAGTAGATGCTTTACTGTCCTTTTTAGAAAACAAGTATGAACATGTATTAGTCATCACGGTTTCCGCCCAATTAAGTGGGACTTATCAATTAATCAAGCAGCGGATAAAAGACAAGAAGCTATCATCCGATTGGATACAAGTAATTGATTCACGATTAAACTCGGTTGCCGAGGGACTTTTAGTGAAGCAAGCAGTGGAACTCGTCGAAACAGGAAGTTCATTTGCATCAGTTATGAGGAAAATGGAACAAGTAGCTAGCCGTAGTTTTATCTATGTGGCAGTCGCAGATTTATCACCAATGGTAGAATCCGGGAGAATTCCTCGCTTTTTAGGAAAACTGGCGCAAAAAATGTCGCTATATCCAATCGTTAGCCTTGATGAAGTTGGTTCTGGAAAACTAATTGGTGTATCGTTTAGCCAAAAGCAAAGTATGAAAAAAATCATAAAAAAAGTCAGCAAAATCCATCAGGAAAATCCATTATTAGATTTGGCTGTTGCACATGTTTGTTCTGCTGAAATTGCTCACGATTGGAGCACGCAGCTAAAGAAGAAAATAGGACAAATGAGTTATGTAGTAGATAGTTCAGCGGCAATCGCGATTAGCGCGGGAATTGGAAGCGTAGCAGTTGCTGGTATTAAAAAGGAGGGGGCACTATGA
- a CDS encoding DUF1295 domain-containing protein, with amino-acid sequence MYWLVAGTLLVYFVIWFIISKIKQKYSLVDIAWGGGFVVVAWTGFLATFSMTTQNITILILVTLWGVRLFWHLACRNWNKSEDYRYVNMRKRWGTSWVNVKAFLNVFVLQGVLLFIIALPITHTFANETTTFQWWQMVGIILWMIGFIFEVGGDLQLENFKKNPTNKGKLLTTGFWSLTRHPNYFGESLSWWGVFLVAFTEITDSWLLISPVLITLLLLFVSGVPLLEKKYQDREDFKKYAKKTSKFFPIIGKKGL; translated from the coding sequence ATATATTGGCTTGTAGCTGGAACATTACTAGTTTATTTTGTTATCTGGTTTATTATTTCAAAAATAAAGCAAAAATATTCATTAGTGGATATTGCTTGGGGTGGAGGTTTTGTTGTCGTAGCATGGACCGGATTTTTGGCAACTTTTAGTATGACTACTCAAAACATCACGATACTTATATTAGTCACTTTATGGGGAGTACGCTTATTTTGGCACTTAGCTTGTAGAAATTGGAATAAATCTGAAGACTATCGGTATGTAAATATGCGAAAACGCTGGGGAACCAGTTGGGTTAATGTAAAAGCTTTTTTAAATGTCTTTGTTTTACAAGGAGTATTACTATTTATTATTGCTTTACCAATCACACATACCTTTGCAAACGAAACAACAACTTTTCAGTGGTGGCAAATGGTCGGAATCATTTTATGGATGATTGGTTTTATTTTTGAAGTAGGAGGAGATCTTCAATTAGAAAACTTTAAAAAGAATCCAACCAATAAAGGAAAATTACTAACAACTGGATTCTGGTCACTGACAAGACATCCGAATTACTTTGGAGAATCACTCAGTTGGTGGGGTGTGTTTTTAGTCGCTTTCACAGAAATAACAGATAGTTGGTTACTTATTAGCCCAGTGCTGATTACCTTATTGCTATTATTTGTTTCCGGAGTTCCTTTGCTTGAGAAAAAATATCAAGACCGAGAAGATTTTAAGAAATATGCCAAAAAAACTTCGAAATTTTTTCCAATCATTGGTAAGAAGGGGCTTTAG
- a CDS encoding DUF456 domain-containing protein yields MKKEKTVLIMNFDEESISYQAFSEMKRLHQERKIIGYQMAVVKHEPGNKLEAQDFLDFTGADKNLKDSLIGMLIGILGGPFGILIGWMIGAIVGTTKDAGEVKNALTIFERTLKTIPEGSTGVILIATEQELGNVNDVAIDELHGRVQRMDEAIVAQEIKEAQATEGKAKDSAKKHWFSK; encoded by the coding sequence ATGAAAAAAGAAAAGACAGTGTTAATTATGAACTTTGATGAGGAAAGTATTTCTTATCAAGCATTTTCTGAAATGAAAAGATTACACCAGGAACGTAAAATCATTGGCTACCAAATGGCAGTAGTTAAACATGAACCTGGGAATAAACTTGAAGCACAAGATTTTCTTGACTTTACTGGTGCCGACAAAAACTTGAAAGACAGCCTTATCGGGATGTTAATCGGTATTCTAGGTGGTCCATTTGGTATTTTAATCGGTTGGATGATTGGTGCAATCGTTGGTACTACAAAAGATGCAGGCGAAGTGAAAAATGCTTTAACCATCTTTGAAAGAACCTTGAAAACTATCCCAGAAGGTTCCACAGGCGTTATCTTAATTGCGACAGAACAAGAATTAGGAAACGTAAATGATGTAGCTATTGATGAGTTACACGGTCGCGTTCAACGTATGGACGAAGCTATCGTAGCACAAGAAATTAAAGAAGCTCAAGCTACAGAAGGAAAAGCAAAAGATTCTGCTAAGAAACATTGGTTTAGTAAATAA
- a CDS encoding formate/nitrite transporter family protein — protein sequence MDVESSPLMQKIDYSTRKKIDLVNNSIFRYIVRAMLACLFLTLGTAVAVMIGDKVDHFAPGLGKIVYAFMFSWSLVMIIYMNAELGTSNMMYMTTGVYQKIIKPGKALQILFLCIICNLLGGILAGYLVSLTSAFQNLPADHFLFTAVTGKLEKAPLEIFIEGIFANIVVNTAVLCTLRMKDDAGKVIAMIFIIFIFAFLGFEHVIANFSSFSLAFFASGGTLAAMTAGNVSVNLVLALLGNFVGGGLVIGLGYAWLNRTKSIYKD from the coding sequence TTGGATGTAGAAAGTAGTCCATTAATGCAGAAAATTGATTATAGTACGCGCAAAAAAATTGATTTAGTAAATAATAGTATTTTTCGTTATATTGTGCGCGCGATGCTAGCATGTTTATTTTTAACACTTGGAACCGCTGTTGCTGTCATGATTGGTGATAAAGTCGATCATTTCGCACCAGGACTTGGTAAAATTGTCTATGCCTTTATGTTCAGTTGGTCGCTCGTAATGATTATTTATATGAACGCCGAACTTGGAACGTCTAATATGATGTATATGACAACAGGTGTGTATCAAAAAATTATCAAACCAGGAAAAGCGTTGCAAATTTTATTCTTATGTATTATTTGTAACTTACTTGGTGGAATCTTGGCTGGGTATTTAGTATCCTTAACGTCTGCATTCCAAAATTTACCAGCAGATCACTTCTTATTTACTGCAGTTACTGGCAAGCTTGAAAAAGCACCACTCGAAATTTTTATCGAAGGTATTTTTGCCAACATTGTTGTAAATACGGCCGTGCTTTGTACATTACGGATGAAAGATGATGCTGGAAAAGTTATTGCGATGATTTTCATTATTTTCATCTTTGCTTTCTTAGGATTTGAACACGTTATCGCCAATTTCTCTTCATTCTCCTTAGCGTTTTTCGCATCAGGCGGAACACTTGCTGCAATGACAGCCGGAAATGTTTCTGTCAATTTAGTACTCGCGCTATTAGGGAATTTTGTAGGAGGAGGCCTCGTTATCGGTTTAGGATATGCTTGGCTTAACCGAACGAAATCCATTTATAAAGATTAA
- the metX gene encoding homoserine O-acetyltransferase MetX has product MSLQQKELFQKSPLLLENGETLSPVLVGYETYGTLSASRDNCILLEHALTGTAHAAKHFEDDAPGWWDDYIGPGKTIDTNKYYLVCTNVFGGCSGTTGPSSINPKTDEPFRLQFPGFSMKDIIKVQRELLEQLGVARVVSVIGGSMGGMQATQWAIDYEDITDSIVNIASPLAAGPDAIGYNLIMRMAILNDPDFNGGNYIGQPEGGLATARMVGMMTYRTSELFSKRFERFTVAESSPAAFSKEHFQIESYLQYQGDTFVERFDANSYLFLTKAIDLFDVTSPAEDDLPAFSKIKIPYLLIGITTDQLFRIHDLRQGYELLKQWSVPVTYHEVASEYGHDAFLVEKEVPKFEPLIRTFLNNLPVKNA; this is encoded by the coding sequence GTGAGCTTACAACAAAAAGAACTATTTCAAAAAAGTCCTCTTCTACTTGAAAATGGAGAAACATTAAGTCCCGTTTTGGTTGGTTATGAAACCTATGGAACATTATCAGCATCACGGGATAATTGTATTTTGCTAGAGCATGCACTTACTGGAACAGCACATGCGGCTAAACACTTTGAAGATGATGCACCTGGTTGGTGGGATGATTATATTGGACCAGGGAAAACGATTGATACAAATAAATATTACTTGGTTTGTACGAATGTTTTTGGAGGTTGTAGTGGCACAACAGGCCCCTCTTCCATTAATCCAAAAACGGATGAACCATTTAGACTTCAATTTCCCGGCTTTTCGATGAAAGATATTATTAAGGTGCAGCGTGAGCTTTTGGAACAATTGGGTGTCGCACGTGTTGTTTCTGTTATTGGCGGTTCGATGGGTGGTATGCAAGCAACTCAGTGGGCGATTGATTATGAGGATATTACTGATAGCATTGTCAATATCGCTTCTCCTCTTGCTGCAGGTCCTGATGCAATTGGCTATAACCTAATTATGCGGATGGCAATATTAAATGATCCTGATTTTAATGGTGGCAATTATATTGGTCAACCTGAGGGCGGACTAGCGACTGCAAGAATGGTCGGCATGATGACTTACCGGACGAGTGAGCTATTTTCCAAGCGATTCGAACGGTTTACAGTTGCCGAGAGTTCTCCAGCTGCATTTTCCAAAGAACATTTCCAAATTGAATCTTATTTGCAATACCAAGGAGATACTTTTGTAGAGCGGTTTGATGCGAATAGTTATTTGTTTTTAACGAAAGCAATTGACTTATTTGATGTTACTTCCCCTGCCGAAGATGACTTACCAGCTTTTTCAAAAATTAAAATACCGTACTTACTAATTGGTATCACAACCGATCAACTTTTTCGGATTCATGATTTACGCCAGGGCTATGAACTTTTAAAGCAGTGGAGCGTTCCTGTCACCTATCACGAAGTCGCTTCTGAATACGGTCATGACGCCTTTTTAGTAGAAAAAGAGGTCCCAAAATTCGAACCATTAATTCGAACATTTTTAAATAATTTACCAGTGAAAAACGCCTAA
- a CDS encoding O-acetylhomoserine aminocarboxypropyltransferase/cysteine synthase family protein, whose amino-acid sequence MSNEYKFETIQVHGGHTPDVDTHSRAVPIYQTTSYTFDSPEHAAALFGLQETGNIYTRIMNPTTAVLEERLTLLEGGIGAVATASGMAAITYSILNIAGSGDHIVAAATLYGGTHTLFSHTFKTFGIDVTFVDPNEPENFGKAIKANTKAVFVETIGNPDINIIDIKKVADIAHASDIPLIIDNTFATAYLNRPFDFGADIVVYSATKFIGGHGVAIGGAVIDSGKFNWANGKFPKLVVPDDSYNGLSYTNDVGAAAYITKLRVSLLRDTGAALSPFNAFLLILGLETLSLRLEQHVKNAKLVANFLNDHPKVAWVNYPGLEENKYFDLAQKYLPKGPGSIFTFGVKGGYEAGKKVIESVDLFSHLANVGDAKSLIIHPTSTTHQQLSEEQQHTAGVKPESIRLSIGIENADDIIQDLTQALKQI is encoded by the coding sequence ATGAGTAATGAGTATAAATTTGAGACAATTCAAGTACACGGGGGGCATACGCCAGATGTGGACACGCATTCAAGAGCTGTTCCTATCTATCAAACGACCTCGTACACATTTGATAGTCCAGAACATGCGGCGGCATTATTCGGTTTACAGGAAACGGGAAATATTTATACAAGAATTATGAACCCAACGACAGCTGTTTTAGAGGAACGATTAACTTTACTTGAAGGTGGAATTGGCGCAGTTGCTACCGCTTCTGGGATGGCTGCAATTACTTATTCGATTTTAAATATTGCTGGTTCTGGAGATCACATTGTCGCAGCAGCAACACTATATGGCGGTACCCATACCCTTTTCTCTCACACATTCAAAACTTTCGGAATTGATGTTACTTTTGTAGACCCAAATGAGCCAGAAAATTTTGGAAAAGCAATAAAGGCAAACACGAAAGCAGTCTTTGTTGAAACAATCGGAAATCCAGATATTAATATTATTGATATCAAAAAAGTTGCTGATATTGCGCATGCTTCAGATATACCGCTTATTATTGATAATACTTTCGCGACCGCATATTTAAATCGTCCCTTTGATTTTGGGGCAGATATCGTTGTCTATTCGGCTACTAAATTTATCGGTGGTCACGGGGTTGCGATTGGTGGGGCCGTTATTGATTCCGGGAAGTTCAACTGGGCGAATGGCAAGTTTCCCAAGTTAGTTGTTCCAGATGATAGTTATAATGGCTTATCATATACGAATGATGTTGGGGCAGCAGCTTACATTACGAAGCTTCGTGTTTCCCTTCTTCGCGACACAGGGGCAGCTCTTTCTCCATTCAATGCCTTTTTACTTATTCTTGGTTTAGAGACCCTTTCACTTCGTCTAGAACAACACGTAAAAAATGCCAAATTGGTCGCAAATTTCTTAAATGATCATCCAAAAGTCGCTTGGGTTAACTATCCTGGATTAGAAGAAAATAAATATTTTGATTTAGCGCAAAAATATTTACCAAAAGGCCCTGGTTCTATTTTCACTTTTGGAGTTAAAGGTGGTTATGAAGCTGGGAAGAAAGTAATCGAGTCCGTTGATTTATTCTCTCACTTAGCGAATGTTGGGGATGCAAAATCACTGATTATCCATCCAACTTCTACTACACACCAACAATTAAGTGAAGAGCAACAACATACAGCTGGCGTAAAACCAGAATCCATTCGTTTATCAATTGGAATCGAGAATGCGGATGACATTATCCAAGACTTAACGCAAGCACTCAAGCAAATTTAG
- a CDS encoding HdeD family acid-resistance protein, whose protein sequence is MKTFTRILVLLAGIAMIVLGIWFLFHPGISLLTSTLMFGFLLLISGIFHTVSYFSDKKMQKVSGWVLADGILSILLGFLLLFNDFAGTATLVLLFGMWVLFAGIMRTIGAFTAKQNNVQGWGWILTIGIIGIIVGFIALFNPVVSAIGIVLIVGIFFIVQGISAIATFFFIGKMN, encoded by the coding sequence ATGAAAACATTCACACGTATTCTTGTTTTATTAGCAGGGATTGCAATGATCGTACTAGGAATTTGGTTCTTATTCCATCCGGGGATTTCTTTATTAACCTCAACATTAATGTTTGGTTTCTTGCTACTAATTTCTGGTATCTTTCACACAGTATCTTATTTCTCAGACAAGAAAATGCAGAAAGTTTCTGGCTGGGTATTAGCTGATGGTATTTTATCTATCTTATTAGGTTTCTTGCTATTATTTAATGATTTTGCAGGTACAGCAACACTCGTATTACTATTTGGTATGTGGGTACTATTTGCTGGTATTATGCGTACAATTGGTGCGTTTACTGCCAAACAAAACAATGTACAAGGATGGGGCTGGATTTTAACAATCGGGATCATCGGTATTATTGTTGGGTTTATCGCACTTTTCAATCCAGTTGTTTCCGCAATTGGTATCGTACTTATCGTTGGTATCTTCTTCATTGTTCAAGGTATCAGCGCAATCGCAACATTCTTCTTTATTGGAAAAATGAATTAA